One segment of Cetobacterium sp. NK01 DNA contains the following:
- a CDS encoding F0F1 ATP synthase subunit epsilon — protein sequence MANSFKLELVTPLAKILSEEVNFVMLRTTEGDMGILPNHSPFVAGLATGEMKVRNNGQEKFYYVSGGFVEISDNIVTILADEAMDVKDIDLEAARREAQIAKEKLEKIAEDIDIANVQKSLTQALTKVKLAEKML from the coding sequence ATGGCAAACTCTTTTAAGCTAGAGCTAGTAACTCCGTTAGCAAAGATATTATCTGAAGAGGTAAACTTTGTTATGCTAAGAACGACAGAGGGAGATATGGGTATATTACCTAATCACTCACCTTTTGTTGCTGGATTAGCTACTGGAGAAATGAAGGTTAGAAATAATGGGCAAGAAAAATTTTACTATGTATCAGGTGGATTTGTTGAAATCTCTGATAATATTGTAACAATTTTAGCAGATGAAGCTATGGATGTTAAAGATATAGATTTAGAAGCTGCTAGAAGAGAAGCTCAAATTGCTAAAGAAAAATTAGAAAAAATAGCTGAAGATATTGATATTGCTAATGTGCAAAAATCATTAACTCAAGCTTTAACTAAGGTTAAATTAGCAGAAAAAATGTTATAA
- a CDS encoding sensor histidine kinase produces MSLKQINFPIKLNFFKKLFLLTIGIVFLTIITSFIFNSFFLDKFYIYRKKQSIIEIRNNIVKLMDNKDELKNYIYFAEDNFGVKIDLNLRPHMNSTKKIYNSLKINDSTFKIGEIDGTSGVMFIRYYEKLNNGYMLSIRSSMAVIAKHIHDIFIFNIFTAFFSLFIGGLLVSLFSKKINKNIMYLKNSAKKIAKLEYPDKISLNSGDELEELATSLNEMSKELAFAIENLKLFVSNASHELKTPISVLCLYSQALARDTVPIDKRKEYYKTMLDKSLEMRSLTESLLTLSKINSPDYKILSQEIDISSLIEISLEQFDYIEFEKNINVVTNISTSYILGDYNLLKIAINNLVQNMLKYSPEDSTVDISLKNNLLIFKNLTTKTITKNFNELFEPFQRGENALNENVEGSGLGLSLVKRILELHNLHFTLDIKNNYFIFKILIKKTD; encoded by the coding sequence ATGTCTTTAAAACAGATTAATTTTCCAATAAAACTAAACTTCTTTAAAAAACTATTCCTATTAACTATAGGGATAGTTTTTTTAACTATAATAACAAGTTTTATATTTAATTCATTTTTTTTAGATAAATTTTATATTTATCGAAAAAAGCAAAGCATTATTGAAATTAGAAATAATATTGTTAAATTAATGGATAATAAAGATGAACTTAAAAATTATATATATTTTGCAGAAGATAATTTTGGAGTAAAAATAGATTTAAATCTTCGACCCCATATGAACAGTACAAAAAAAATATATAATTCTTTAAAGATTAATGATTCTACATTTAAAATAGGAGAAATTGATGGCACTTCTGGAGTTATGTTTATTCGTTATTATGAAAAATTGAATAACGGTTATATGTTAAGTATTAGGAGTTCTATGGCAGTTATTGCAAAACATATCCATGATATTTTTATTTTTAATATTTTCACTGCTTTTTTCTCTTTATTTATTGGTGGACTTTTAGTATCCCTATTTTCTAAAAAAATAAATAAAAATATTATGTATTTAAAAAATAGTGCAAAAAAAATAGCAAAACTAGAATACCCTGATAAGATTTCATTAAATAGTGGTGATGAATTAGAAGAATTAGCTACTAGTTTAAATGAAATGTCTAAAGAATTAGCTTTTGCTATTGAAAATTTAAAACTTTTTGTTTCCAATGCTTCACATGAGTTGAAAACTCCAATATCAGTTTTATGTCTATATTCTCAAGCACTAGCTAGAGATACTGTTCCTATAGATAAAAGAAAAGAATATTATAAAACTATGCTAGATAAATCTTTAGAAATGAGATCTCTGACCGAAAGTTTATTAACTCTTTCTAAAATAAATTCTCCTGATTATAAAATATTATCTCAAGAAATTGATATAAGTAGTTTAATAGAAATATCTTTAGAACAGTTCGATTATATTGAATTTGAAAAAAATATTAATGTTGTAACAAATATTTCAACTTCATATATTTTAGGTGATTATAACTTACTTAAAATTGCTATAAATAATCTAGTTCAAAATATGTTAAAATATTCTCCTGAAGATTCTACAGTAGACATATCTTTAAAAAATAATCTACTTATTTTTAAAAACCTTACAACTAAAACAATTACAAAAAATTTCAACGAACTTTTCGAACCTTTTCAAAGAGGTGAAAATGCACTAAATGAAAATGTTGAAGGTAGTGGGTTAGGATTATCTTTAGTTAAAAGAATTCTTGAACTGCATAATCTACATTTTACTTTAGACATTAAAAATAATTATTTTATATTTAAAATTTTAATAAAAAAAACCGATTAG